One Chanodichthys erythropterus isolate Z2021 chromosome 22, ASM2448905v1, whole genome shotgun sequence DNA window includes the following coding sequences:
- the lman1 gene encoding protein ERGIC-53, with protein MAVPIAKCLAAYAYLLLISLIFPHVFADNAAGDSPHRRFEYKYSFKGPHLTQSDGRIPFWIHTGNAIPSADQIRITPSLRSQKGSVWTKNPVSFEHWEAEVAFRVSGRGRMGADGLAIWFTAGQGLEGPVYGAADQWNGVGIFFDSFDNDGKKNNPAVLVVGNNGKLVYDHQNDGTTQALGTCLRDFRNKPYPVRAKIVYYKQTLSVFINNGFTPDKDDYEFCTRVENMIIPETGYFGISAATGGLADDHDVLSFLLFRLTEPGQSLPPPEKEIPKEEKDKYQEEFENFQQELDKRKEEFQKEHPDVQGQPIEDLFESVNDREIRQVFEGQNRIHLEIKQLNRQLAMILDEQRRYVSVITEEISKRTTQAQSGQAPTHEMDTIINSQQEVLRNLNEVRNSLSGSLKQLAVGQQQGNAGGLGSYETIQHFNDIKEHLHVVKRNIEHIIQKNVNPAEKAKCPEVPSLPSCLSTTHFLVFIVIQSLLFFGYVMYKSQQEAAAKKFF; from the exons ATGGCGGTACCCATAGCTAAGTGCCTGGCAGCTTATGCCTATTTATTACTAATATCTTTAATATTTCCGCACGTTTTCGCCGACAACGCTGCCGGGGATTCGCCTCACCGGCGCTTCGAGTATAAATACAGTTTCAAAGGGCCACATCTGACACAGAGTGATGGAAGAATCCCATTCTGGATTCATACTGGGA ATGCCATTCCTAGTGCGGATCAGATTCGAATCACCCCCTCTCTGCGGAGCCAGAAGGGTTCGGTATGGACAAAAAACCCTGTAAGTTTTGAACATTGGGAAGCTGAAGTGGCATTCCGTGTGTCCGGACGGGGACGAATGGGAGCAGATGGATTG GCCATATGGTTCACGGCCGGTCAAGGTCTGGAGGGTCCTGTGTACGGGGCTGCTGATCAGTGGAACGGCGTGGGAATATTCTTTGACTCTTTTGATAATGATGGGAAG AAAAACAACCCGGCTGTCCTGGTGGTGGGTAACAATGGGAAACTTGTTTATGACCATCAAAA TGATGGTACAACACAGGCTCTGGGTACATGTCTTAGAGACTTCAGAAACAAACCTTACCCTGTACGTGCCAAAATCGTCTACTACAAGCAAACTTTATCG GTTTTCATCAATAATGGCTTCACTCCTGATAAAGACGATTATGAGTTCTGCACCAGAGTTGAAAACATGATCATTCCTGAGACTGGTTATTTTGGCATCTCTGCAGCGACCGGAGGACTTGCAG ATGACCATGACGTGCTGTCATTTTTGCTGTTTAGACTTACCGAACCTGGGCAGAGTCTG CCTCCCCCAGAAAAAGAGATTCCCAAAGAAGAGAAGGACAAGTACCAGGAGGAATTTGAGAATTTCCAACAAGAGCTGGACAAAAGGAAAGAGGAGTTTCAGAAAGAGCACCCTGATGTCCAGGGGCAGCCCA TTGAGGACCTGTTTGAAAGCGTTAACGATCGGGAAATCCGTCAGGTGTTTGAGGGGCAGAATCGAATCCACCTGGAAATCAAGCAGTTGAATCGGCAGCTGGCCATGATTCTGGATGAACAACGCCGTTATGTGTCAGTCATCACAGAGGAGATCTCCAAACGCACCACACAAGCACAGTCAGGACAG GCTCCCACTCATGAAATGGACACCATTATTAATTCACAGCAGGAGGTTTTGAGAAACCTTAATGAAGTAAG AAACTCATTGTCGGGCTCACTGAAGCAGTTGGCAGTGGGTCAACAGCAGGGTAACGCAGGCGGACTCGGATCGTACGAGACAATCCAGCACTTCAATGACATCAAGGAGCATTTGCATGTCGTCAAGAGGAACATTGAACACATAATTCAGAAAAATGTG AATCCTGCAGAAAAGGCGAAATGTCCTGAAGTTCCTTCCTTACCCTCCTGCCTCTCTACCACACACTTTCTGGTCTTCATCGTCATTCAGTCCCTCCTCTTCTTCGGCTACGTTATGTACAA GAGTCAACAGGAAGCAGCAGCTAAGAAGTTTTTTTGA